Within Pseudomonas alloputida, the genomic segment GTGCTGACAGCCAGGTGAAAATCCGGGGGCATCGCATCGAGCTGGCAGAAATCGAGAACGCCATCTGCCGTCACCCGCACATAGGGCAATGCGTTGTCCTGACCAACCACGAGGGTGCATCGACCCGGCTGGTGGCTTATTGCGTCGCGCAGCAGGCCATCCGTGCTGACGAACTGCGCCAGGCCCTCAGCGGCCAGCTGCCTGACTACATGGTTCCGGCGCTGTTCGTGTTCCTTGATGCCCTGCCGCTCACCCCCAACGCCAAGGTCGACAAACGCGCGCTGCCTGCGGCATTTGACGACAGTATCAACCCACCGTTGTCACCCTTGGCTGAAAAGCTGAGTACAGCCTGGGCCCGCATCCTCCAGGTACCGCGCCTGGACGCCAGGTTGAGCTTTGTCGAACTGGGGGGCGACTCGCTGTCGTTCGTGCAGGCCTCGCGTGTGCTGGAGGCGCTTATCGGTCACCTGCCTGAACGTTGGGAAACCCTGCCGGTGTGCCAGCTGGCCGAGCTGAGTGCGCCGCCCAAAGGCGCGTGGCGGGTAATGGAAATGCCGGTGTTCATCCGCATGCTCGCCATCATCCTGATTGTGGTCGGCCACCTGGGTGATTTCGACCACTGGCCGATACTCGGCGAAACCTCGGTGCTGTTCCTGGTCTCCGGCATCGCCCTGGCGCGCTTTCAGCTCAAGGCCATCGAAGCGCGTGGCGATGCACGCACGCTGCTCAGGCCACTGACAGCCATCGTGGTGCCAACCCTGTTGTACAGCGCATTGATCCAGCTGGTATTCGCCCGGCTGCACTGGCAATCGCTGCTGCTGGTTTCCAACTGGTTCCCCGCCAGCGAGGTCAGCCTGTTCAACTATTGGTACATCGAAGTGTTGGTGCAGATGATCGTGATCATTGGCCTGGTGCTGTCGATCAGGCGCGTGCGCCAGGTGCTGATTGCCGACCCGTTTCGCTGGCTGATCATCGCTGCCTGTGCACTGGTGGCGCTGGATGTGCTCCTCAACCAGTTCGTATTCGACGCCAGCGCCCTGCTCAACCGGGTGCCCCAGCACTTCCTGGCGGTGATGGTACTGGGCATGGCCGTGCACCATGCCGACACGATCTCACGCAAATGGGTGGCCAGTGCAGTGGCCGTGCTGGTGGTTGGCGAGTTGGACCTGATGGCGCTTGCCGGTGTTGGCTGGCAAGCGTTTACACACTATGTCGACATCGCCCTGCCAGCGATGCTGGCACTTGTCTGGTTCCGCTCGGTGCCAGTACCCGCCCTGGTTGCACGGGCAGGTGCGGTGATCGCTTCGTCAACCTTGTATATCTACCTGACGCATTTCCAGTTCGAGTCGGTAGCGGAGCATGTTTTCAGGCACCCGCTGTTCGAGATAGCCCTGGCACTCGCTGGAGGGGTACTGGTGAGCTATTGCTGGAACACCCTGTTGCGTCTGCTGTTTACCCGCAGGCGCAAGCAGCATCAGGCGCGTGGAGCCGATCCAGCTGAACGCGCCACCTCTGCCTGAACGAAGATGACCCGCCAGCGCATGCACTACTCGCGTCCGGCCAGTTCAGCCAGCACCTGGGCCGAGGTGGTGACCTGGCGGAAGTGGTGCTTCCACAGGTCGGTACCCAGCTTGCCCGAGCGGTCCAGCGACGATCCTATTGTCATGTCTGTCACCAGCGTGGGCATCAGCCCTGCATCGAACAGGGCAAAGCCGGCGGCCAGCACGCAGGTTTCGGTCTGCAGCCCACACACCAGCACCCGCTCTACACCCAGTTGCCGGATGTACTCGATAGCTTCGGCACTTTGCCCATAGCCATGCTTGACGAACACCTGGTCGGCCTCGACCAGGCTCTCGTCCTCGGCCGCCGGGTGCCAGCCGAGCTGGCGCTCGAACGGCGTGACCTGTTCATCGTGCAACTCGACCGAGGCTATGGTGGGAATGTTCGCTGACAACCGCCGCAAACCATCGACCAGCCACTCGGGCGGGCTGAAGGTGGACTGAACATCGACGATGAGCAAAACCTGGCGCATGGGCGGATTCCGGCACGGGCAAAAGGCGCGGAGTATAACGCGAAGCAACTGCCGTGGTCGCTGGACAAGCCCGGGGCAACATTCGGCGACCCCTTGCGCGGGAAAAGGGGGCTGTTGCGCAGCCCCCTGCTGTACCCGTAACAGCTAACCCCAGCGCCCCCTCAACCGGCCAGGATGAAGTCTGCGGCGGTCACCGTGGTTGCATCTGCCACCCCCACCAAACGTATGGAGTCGGCAGCACCGATGCTTACCAAGGTGTCCGCACCAACATCGGCGATGGTCACACTGGCACCAAAGGTGGCTGCGGTGATGTTGAGGGCGGTGATATCCAGCCGGTCCTGGCCACCCGCCGCAATGGCATCGAAATTGATGATCAGGTCGTTGCCAAAGCCTGCAGCGAACTGGAACACATCGTTTCCATCGGTGGCGATCATGGTGTCGTTACCGGCCCCACCCACCACCGTATCGTTACCTGCCGCACCGTTGAGGAAGTCGTTGCCGGCCCCCCCGATCAGGGTGTCGGTACCCACGTCGCCGAACAATGTGTCGTTACCATCGCCGCCCTGCAGGGTGTCATTGCCGTTGCCGCCATCCAGGCTGTCATCGCCAGCGCCCCCGTTCAGGTTGTCGTTACCGGCCTCCCCCAGCAACGTGTCGTTGCCGCCACCGGCATCGAGGCTGTCGTCCCCCCCTCCACCGCGCAGTTGGTCGTCACCCAGGCCGCCGAACAGCTGGTCGTTCCCGGCGTCGCCGTTGAGGGTGTCGTTGCCGGCATTGCCGTTGAGCACATCGTTACCGCCGTCGCCGCTGAGCGTGTCATTACCTGCCCCACCGTCGATGATGTTGGCCAGCCCGTTACCCGTGCCGGTGAAGTTGCCCACCCCGGTATAGGCCAGGTTCTCGACGTTGGCCGCCATGGTGTGGCTGGCCAGCGTGGTACGCACAAGGTCCGTACCGGCCCCCGTCGCCTCGACCACCACATCCCCGGCGTCATCCACCACATAGGTGTCGTTGCCCACGCCACCCACCAAGCGGTCAGCACCCGCACCGCCGTTGAGCAGGTCGTTGCCGGCACCACCCGTTAGGGTGTTGGCCAGCGCGTTACCGGTACCGGTAAAGGCGCTGCTGCCGGTATAGGTCAGGTTCTCGACGTTGGCGCCCAGGGTGTAGCTGGCCAGGCTGGTCTGCACCTGGTCCGTGCCACCATTGAGTGCCTCAGTGACGGTATCCCCGGCATTGTCGACCAGGAAGGTATCGTTGCCGGCGCCGCCGTTCATGGCATCTGCGCCAAGCCCGCCGTTGAGGGTGTCGTTGCCATCCTCGCCATTGAGGAAGTCGGGGTCGTCACCGCCATTGAGGATGTCGTTGCCAATGCCACCGAACAGCTGGTCGCTGCCGCCCAGGCCGTTGAGCGTGTCGTTGCCACCCAGGCCCGAAATCACGTCGTTGCCTGTTGTACCGGTCAGGGTGTTGGCCGCATTGGTGCCAACCAGGACTACACCCGGTGGCACGGTAACTGCGGCGGTCGCCGCCGAGGTCAGCGACTCCAGTGTGCCGAAGCCGTCGGTGTAGCGCACGATCACCCGCAGCTGCTGGTTGCCCTGGGCGAAGCCAGGGGTGAAGGTGGCCGCCGTAGCCCCGGCGATATCGGCGAAGGTGCCGCCGGTACCTTGCTGCCACTGGAAGCTGAAGGCCCCCAGGCCGTCGATGTCGGCAATTGCGCCGGTGAGCGCAGTCAGCGTTTGGCCCTGGTCGGGTGTGGTGTCACTGATCAGCAACGCACCGGTCGGCGCATCGTTGACGTTGGCCACCGGGTCGAGGATGTCGGAGGCCACGCTTTCCTGCACGCCAAAGTCATCCACGTAGCTGACCATCACGCGCATGTTCTGCCCCACTTGCGCCTGGGTCAGGACGAACGTGCTGCTGATGGCGCCAGCGATGTTGACCCAACCGACACCCCGGTTGGACTGCCACTGGAAGCTGAACTGAGGGTTGCTCAGGCCGTCAGCATCGACGATGGTGGCCGGGTTGGCGGTGAGCGTCTGGTTCTGCACCAGCAGCCCGGTCACGGTCGGCCCGGCGCTCGGCGCGCTGTTCGGCGACGAATCGACGATTTCCAGCGTGCCCTTGGCATCCTGGTACACCGCACGCACGCGGATGTTCAGGCCGGCGACATCGTCCGTGACGCGGTAGGTCGTACCGGTGGCCCGTGTCGCTTCACCAGCGGCCACTACCGTGATGTCTTCATAAACCCCGGAACCCGGCAGCGCCTCGACTTGCCAGTAGTAGGCCACGGGGCCGTTCACCGCACCGGTCGCATTGGTTGCGCTGACATTGTCCGCGTCATGCACGGCGAGGTTGCTGACCCTCAGCAGCTGGCCACTGACTGGCGTATCATCGCGCAGGCCGGTGGTAGCATCGAGAATCGCCAGGTGGCCGGTGGGGCCGGCGTTGACTGCCGTACCGACGCCAGAGGCCTGCGAACTGTCAGAGAACTGCAGGCGCTCAATGCCGGTCAGGTGGTCGACGCCATCGCGACCGGCCACCAGGTCAGTGACGGTCACCGAGTTGCCATCGACCACCACGCTGTAGTCGGTGGACACCCCAGAGTACACCGCCGTGTCGTAGTGGTCGGTGCCGCTGAGGATCTCCCGCACGATCACCAGCTGGCCGGGGTTGTAGGTGCCATTGAGCATGAACGGCACCATCGGCTCCATGCTGTTGAAGCTGGCGATTTCCGGGCCGGTGCCATCAGGGTTGGCGCGTACGCTGATGCGCACGTTCAGCCACTTGTCGCCGTCGAGGATATCGTCGCCACCCCGGCCTTCGAGCAAGTCGCTGCCGCTGCCGCCGAGGATGATGTTGCCGCCGTCATAGAAGGTCGCTCCGGCCGCCAGCAGGCCGGCCAGGCCGTCGATCAGGCTGATGTTGGTCAGCACGCTGCCGGTAGCGCCTGCAGTAGGCAGCGAGGTGGCGTCTTCGCTGTCACCGCGCAGGAAGTCGCCATGCGCCGACCCCGACAGGCCTTCCATGATGTCGAACCGCACCAGCGTCGAAGCGCCCGAACCCGGTACCGGTGGCACATCGAAGAAGCGGTCGCTCATGTCGATGGACACGCCCTGGGCCAGGTCCTTGAAGGTTGACCAGTCGTAGCCCGAGCCACCAATGTAACGGTCGCCGAACCCCAGGCTGCCGACCATGATGTCGTCGCCGCCTTCACCGTTGAACTTGTCGTTCTCGTTGCCGCCGACAAATACGTCGTTACCGATGATCGGGTCGTTGCCGAGCGGGTCGAAGTTGTCGCCAGGCGCGCCGTCCGAGGTGCCCTTCTCGATCCAGTCGTCACCTTCGTTGCCCATGTCCTGCTCGTTGGCCTTGCTGCCGAGGATGAAGTCATTGCCTTGGCCGCCGATGGCTTCGGAGGCGTCCTCACCGGTGACGATGAAGTCATTGCCGAAACCGCCGATGATCAGGTTGACGCCATTACCGCCGTGCAACACATCGTTGCCGTCGCCGCCCTGGATGTTGTCGTCACCGCCCATGTCGCTGATGATGTCGTCGCCGGCCCCACCGCGCAGCTGGTCGTTGCCGTCGCCACCCTCGATGCGGTCGTTGCCGGCATCACCCCAGACCGTGTCGTCGCCTTCGCTGGAGACCAGAATATCGTCCCCGTTGGTGCCGCCCAGCACGATGTGCTCGGCACCGGCATAGCGGATGTAGTGGGTGTCTGGGCCAGCCGTCAGCGGGCTGTCGCGGAACACCACCTGCTCGCCGTTTTCGCCCAGCGGATCGGCGCTGCCAAGGCCCTCGTTGTACTGCTTGGTCTGGTCCAGTTCCAGGTAGAAGCCAGGGTCGGAGAACACCAGGCCTGGCAGGTGGGTGGCCGAGCTGTTGGCCATGATCAGCTTGGCGAACGAGTTGCTTTCCAGCTCGGCGTTCATCGACAGGCCCGCCGTGCGCTCCAGGTAGTAGAAGCGGTCGCCGTCCTGCAGTTTTTCCATCTGGTTCTCGAACACGAAGTTGAAGGTGCTGCCGAGCATGCCGCCAAATGGCGCTTTTGCTTCCGCCAGGCCGCCGATCCACAGGTCGATGGCATCGACACCGGTCACGGTGACTGCCTTGAGGTCATCGGCAGTACCCAGTACACCGTCCTTGCCGGGCAGGGTCACGTTGGCCCAGGCGCCGCTGCTGTTGAGGAAGTCCATGCGGTCGGCGGGTGCGCCATCGCCACCGAACACCAGGGCCATGGCCGCGGCGCGTTTTTCCAACAGGGTGGTGGCATTGGTGATGGTGCTGTGGGTGCCGTAGGCCGCGATGAAGTTGATCAGCGACTCTGGGTGCTTCAGGTGTTGCACCAGGTCGACCCAGCTGGTGTACGGCTTGAGCTGGGTATCGCCGGTTTGCCCGTAGATTTCGCGGCGCACAGCGTTCAGCGAAGGGATACCGACGTCGCGGCCACGGGCGATGTTGATCGCTGGCAGGTCCAGTGGCAGGCCGAGCAGGTTGTTGCGCAGCGCCTCGGTGACGAACTCGTCGATTTCGTTACCGGCCTGGCGGGTGACCCCGCGCACGATGGCGCTGGTGGCGTCCTCGGGGGTAACGCCACTGGCGGCATAAGCCAGCGGGTTGAGGAAGGCCGCGATCAGCCCCAGTTGCTGGTCGGGGTTGGCGCTGGCCGGGTCCTGGATGACGTTGAAGTCGATGTCGAAGCGGTCGACAGTCTCGGTCAGCATCGAGTGGCCGAAGCGGTATACGGTGTGGGCGAACTCGGCCACGATCGAGGCATCGAGGTCGACGTCGTATACCTGGGTCGGGGCAAAGAACAGGTCGACCCGAGGTTGCACGGTGCGGGCGAACTCCTCGAACACCAGGTGCTGGTACTGCATTTCGGTGCCGAACTTGGCCGCCTGGAACAACCGCTCGCCATTCCACACCAGGGCACCGATCTCGGCCGGGGTGACCGGCAAGGCGCTGACCGGGTTGAGCAGCCATTCGTTGAGGAAGGCCAGGTCACCCGAGTCGAGCACGGTGTCCATGGTCTGCGCCACCAGCCGGTTGTGCTCGGAGTGGAAGATCGCATGCACGGCGGTCAGGCCGATGTTCTCGTTGACCCGGCCGTCACCGGCGATGTAGTGCGCGTCCAGCAGTTCGTTGTCGTAGGCCAGGTTGGCACCGGTCTGCGGGTTGACCGGCACGGCATTGCCGGCCACGTTGTCGGCATCCGGCGCCAGCACGCCGCCACTGAACACCGGCACGGCATTGTGGGCGATGTCGGCAAGGAACTGGTGCCCGGTACGCACGGCGTTGGTCAAGTCGAGCGGTGCCAGCGGGTTGCCTTCGACCTCTTGGTCATCAGCGGTGCCGGCAATACCGTCCAGGCCTTTCATCACCACCATCGGGTAGCCGTTGGGGCCTTTGATGAAGTTGCCGTAGGCATCGGTGGCCAGCAGCGGCACGTTGTCGACGTCGGCATCGGTCAGGTTGATGCCGAGCAGGTCGCGGGCCTGGGCCTTGACCACCTTCCAGGTGGCCATGCCGCCGATCTCGGTGTCGTCGGCCGTGCCGAACCGCCCATCAGCGCCCAGGTCGCGATTGGTGATCAACCGGCCCGTGGCGACCGGGCCGTCGTCAGTCATGACATAGGCGCGCAGGAACACCTGGTGCGAGGGATGCGAGCTGTAGGTCTGGTTCTGGTCGACGAACGGCGTGGTGGTGTTGGTGTGTTCGCGGATGTCGTCGGCGTTGCCGAGGATGCCGTCCGGCCCAGGCAGGTTGGTGGCACGAGTTACCACCATGAAGTTGGTGAAGCCACCCTCCACGTACAGCGGGTCATCCGGTTGCAGCGGGATGTAGATGGTACCGGAGCCGCCCTTGGTGACCAGGTCCAGACCATGGTCGAAGAACTGCCCGAAGAAGGTCATCCAGGCGTTGAACGGCGCAGACAGCCCGGCATCGGCAGCGGTGTTCTCGAACAGGTACACGTCATGGTCGTCGGTGGTGCCGAACTGGCCGTCCATGCCCGGGCTGGCGACGATGCGCACGCCATCCTTGAGCACGTCGTCGTTGCCTGCGGCGCCGAAGTTGAGCACGCCATCGGCACCCGGGTCATACGCGGTGGCATAGGCTGCCGGGTTGTTGGAGGTCTGGTCGACAATCAGGTTGCTGATGGTACGTGGCTGAGAATCGAACACCGGGCCGCTGGTCTGCTGGTACGACGAGCCCGGGATCGCGGGGGAACCTGGGCCGAAGAAACCGGCTGGCGCACCTTCGGCCGGGTTGAATACCGGGTCGGTCACGCGCGGGAAGACGTTGTCGGCGGCACCGTATTGGGTGTTGTTGTTGCCGTTCAGGTTCATCAGGTTGTTGTTCGAGCCATCCACCGCACGCAGGCCCATGGCTGCACGGACGTTGGGGATCAGCGAGAGGATGTCCTGCCCGGCGGCATCGGCCTCGGCAATCTTGATTTGCGCGAGGATGAAGTTCAGGTCGGAGCGCACCATGTGCAGGCCGGCACCGCCGTCACTGGCATCCACCACCGGGGTGGCCACTGTCGGCACCACGGGCGCGCCCGGTTGCACCACGGTGGTAGGCTGCGAGTACAGCACTTCGGTGGTGCCATGGGCATCCTGATAGATCGCCTTGACCCGCAGGCTCAGCCCGGCCAGGTCTGGCGACACCTTGAACGAAGTGCCATCAGCGCTCTGGAAGGCCAGGTCGCCGGCCGGTAGCAGGATGATGTCCTGGAACACACCGCTGCCCGGGTCGGCCTCGAACTGCCAGTAGTAGGACACCGAACGGTCGGCGAGCGACCCAGCCGGGTTGCCCGCACTGATATTGTCGGCGTCGCGCACGGCGGCCACGCTCACCGTAAGCATGTCACCCACGGTAATCTCACCGCCGTTGCCGTCGAGCAGGGTCGGGCTGCCGGTGGGTTGTGCGTTCACCCCCTCCACCAGTACGCGCTGGCTATCGGCAAACTGCAGGCGTTCGATGTGCAACAGGGTATCGACGCCATCGCGGCCGGCCACGGTATCGGTCACGGTCCAGACGTCATCGGCAACATCGGCGGTGCCCTTGGTGTTCTGGGTCACCACGTACTCGCTCTGTAGCCCAGAGAATACTGCCGTGTCGAAGGCGGCCCCGCCGGTCGAAGTGCCGGGCAGGATTTCGCGCACGGCCTTGAGCTGGCCGGGGTTGTAGGTGCGGTCAAGCATGAACGGAATCATGTCGGCCATGCTGTCGAAGCTGGCGATTTCCGGGCCGGTGTGGTTGACGTCGCCAGGGGCGTACACGGCGATGCGCACGTTGAGCCACTTGTCGCCATCGACCAGGTCATCGCCACCCCGGCCTTCGATCAGGTCGCTGCCATTGCCGCCGAGCATGATGTTGCCGGTGGCAAAGCCGGTGGTGGGCAAGCCGGCATCCGCCAGGAACTGCTGCAGCCCACGTATCAGCGCCACGTTGGTCAGCGCACTGCCGGTGGCGCCGCCATGGTTGAGAATGGTCACGGCATCGACGTCGTCGCCCTTGAGCACATCGGCGTAGGCCGAACCGGACACCCCTTCGACCTCAGCGAACCTGTCCAGAATCGAGGCAGGCGAAGCGCCCACCGGGTTGAACACGCCAGCGTTCTGGTTAGGCGCGTTGCCATGGGGCTGAGCCAAGGCGGCCAGGCTGAGGTCCACGGTGACACCGACGCGATCATTCTTGTTGGTGACCCAGTCGAAACCGGACATGCCATCCATTTTGTCTTGGGCATCGCTGCCGACGAAGATATCGTCGCCGCCCTCACCGATCATTTCGTCGAAGCCGCCGCCCCCGACGAAGATGTCGTTGCCAATGACTTCGTCACCCAGCAAGGGTGCGAAGTTGTCGCCAGGTGCGCCGTCCTGGGTACCCTTCTCGATCCAGTCGTCACCCTCGTTACCGGTAGGTGGCAGGTTGGTCTTGGCGCCGAGGATGAAGTCGTCGCCCAGGCCACCGAAGGTGGTGCTGATGTCCTCGGTGGTGATGATGAAGTCCTGGCCATCGCCGCCCAGGATCAGGTTACCGGCAACCCCCATACTGCCAGCGACGATCACGTCGTTGCCGGCATTGCCTTCCAGGCGGTTGTCGCCGAACGAATCGGTGATGATGTCGTCGCCCGCGCCACCCAGCACCGCGTCGTTGCCGGCGCCGCCTTCGAGCAGGTCATCACCGGCATCGCCATAGAGGGTGTCGTCGCCTTCGCTGGAGATGATGATGTCGTTGCCCGCGGTGCCACCCAGCACCACATGGTCTTCACCGGTGTAATGCAGGAAGTTGCTGTCTGGCCCGACGGTATCGGGGTTATCGCGGATCACCAATGGGACGATTTCAACCCCGTTGATCTCGATGCCGCCAGTGGGGTCGGCCTTGCCGTCGGCACCCAGCCCGGTGAACTGGTTGGCCTGGTTCACTTCCAGGGTGAACGTGGGAGTGAGGAACACGGTGTTGGACAGGTGGGTGACGTCGGAGTTGGCCATGATCAGCTTGGCAAAGGAGTTGTTTTCCAGCTCCGTACCAAAATTCATGCCTGCCGTGCGCGACAGGTAGTAGAAGCGGTCACCGTTCTGCAGCGCTTCCAGCTGGGTTTCGAAGACAAAGTTGAAGCTGGAGCCGAGCATGCCGCCAAACGGCATTTTCTTCTCGGCCAGGCCGCCGACCCAGAAGTCGATGGCGTCGACCCCGGTCACGGTCACCCCGGCAATGTCGTCGGCCGTGCCGGCGATGCCGTCCGCACCGGCCAGCGTCACGTTGGCATAGGCACCGGTGCCGTTGAGGAAGTCGAGGCGGTCGAGGGGTGCGCCGTCACCGCCAAGTACCAGTGCCACGGCGGCGGCGCGCTTGGCGGCCTCGGTGGTGGCCCCGGTAATGCTGCTGTGGGTGCCGTAGGCGGCAATGAAGTTGATCAGCGACGCCGGGTGCTTGAGGTGGTCGGCAAAGTCGACCCAGCTCATGTAGGGCTTGAGCTGGCTGTCGCCGGTGGCGGCATAGAACTCGCGGCGGGCCTCGTTCAGGCTGGGGATGCCGGTATCACGACCGCGGGCGATGTTCAGCGCAGGCAGGTCAAGTGGCAGGCCGAGCAGGTTGTTGCGCAGGGCTTCGGTGACGAACTCGTCAATCTCGTTGCCCACCTGGCGGGTAACGCCGCGGATGATTGCGCCCGCCGCTTCATCGGCCGTGGCCCCGCTACCGGCGAACGCCAGCGGGTTGAGGAACGCGGCAATCAGGCCCAACTGCTGGTCGGGGTTGGCCGGGTCGGCAGAAACCGGGTTGAACGCCGGGTCGTAGCGGTCGACGGTTTCGGTCAGCATCGAGTGGCCAAAGCGGTACACCACATGGGCAAACTCAGCGAGGATCGCCGGGTTGATCGAGGTGTCGTAGCCGTTGGGGGCGAGGAACTCGTCAATCTGCGGCTGGATGGTGCGGGCGAACTCTTCGAACACCAGGTGCTGGTACTGCATCTCGGTGCCGAACTTGGCGGCCTGGAACAGCCGCTCGCCATCCCACACCAGCGCGGCGATGTCGGCAGGCGTGGTGGGGATGGCGGTTACGTCGTCGATCAGCCACTCATTGAGGAACGCCAGGTCGCCCGCGGCCAGCAGGGTGTCCTTGGTCTGCTGCACCAGGCGGTTGTGCTCGGAGTGGAACACATGGTGCACGGCGGTCAGGCCGATGTTCTCGTTCACCCGGCCGTCACCGGCGATGTAGTGCGCGTCGAGCAATTCGTTGTCGTAGGTCAGGTTGTTGCCACCCTGCCCGACCGGCTGCGCGTTACCCACCAGGGTGTCGGCGTCCGCCTGCAGCGCCCCCCCGACCACCACCGGTGCGGCATTGTGGGCGATATCGTCAAGGAAGCCATGCCCGGTGCTCACGGCATTGGCCAGGCTGATCGGTGCATTGCGGTCGCCCTCGACCAGCTGGGTGACGTCATCGGCGGTGCCAGCAATGCCATCGGCGCCGTTGTTCACGCGCATGACCACCTGCGGCATGCCGTTGGGTCCGCGCAGGAAGTTGCCGTAGGCATCGGTGGCCAGCAGCGGCACGCTATGCACGTCGGCATCGGTCAGGTTGATACCCAGCAGGTCGCGGGCCTGGGCCTTGACCACCGCCCAGGTGGCCATGCCACCGCTTTCGCCGTTGCCATCGTCGGCGGTGCCGAACTTGCCATCGGCGCCCAGATCACGGTTGGTGATCAGGCGCCCGGTAGCCACCGGGTCACCTGCGGCGTTGACCGTGTATTCGCGCAGGAACACCTGGTGCGAGGGATGTGAACTGTAGGTCTGGCTCTGGTCGACGAAGGGCGAGGTGGTGTTGGGCTGGCTATCGTCGGCGGTACCCACCACGCCATCGGCGCCGGCGGTGCGCACGGCGCGGGACAGCACCATGAAGTTGGTCGGGCTGCCGGCCACGAACAGAGGGTCGTCCGGGCGCAGCGGGATGAACACGATGTCGGTGCTGCTCTTGCTGACCAGGTCCAGGCCGTGGTCGAAGAACTGGCCAAAGAAGGTCATCCAGGCGTTGAAGCCGGCAGTCAGCCCGGCGTCTGGTGACACATTGGGGATGAAGAACACAGGCTTGTCGTCAGCGGTGCCAAATACGCCGTCGATACCCGGGCTCATCACCGGCGCGGCACCGCCGTTGGCCTCGACTGCGGCCGGGTTGTTGGCTGTCTGGTCGACGATCAGGTTGCTGATGGTGCGCGGTTGCGAATCGACGACATTGCCGGTGCCGACATAGTTGGCGCGGTAAGACGCTTCGAGCAGGCGCAGGAACGAGTTGTCGGCTGCGCCGAACTCGCTCTGCCCGGTGACCAGATTGTTGTAGCTGCCATCCACCGTGCGCAGGCCAAAGGGTACCTGGCTGTTGGGCAACAGGTCGATCAGGCTGGCGCCATCGGCGTGTGCCTCAGCGATGAAGATCTGTTTGAGAATGAATTCAAGGTCCGACTTGCTGAAATTGGCCATTGCAGTTGCCCTCGATCTGTCCGGAGATGACACAGGGCAACAGGGTCCTTCCCGCGCCCAGTCAGTGTTGACGTGCGCAGAATCTGGTTGGGTGTACCGGGCTCAGTAGCGCAGC encodes:
- a CDS encoding amino acid adenylation domain-containing protein, with the protein product MPDLRPNPTLCLEYRAEQPIHHAFIQQASRCPAAIAIIGQHATCSYSQLEQISAGIAAFLVKNAASGTDRVVIVSRRSAALVYAMLGCLRAGLAFTVADAAYPAARIEQIVNTLKPAVILRCAEASVDVGQPMVVTVPEALAEALQAFPRQPVALPAVSPEQPAYITFTSGSTGEPKGIVTHHAPLVHFIDWHVRQHGFTQADTFSLLSGLGHDPVYRDVFTPLSLGATIACPAQSTLTEPSRLASWLHQHGVSVIHLTPPLGKLIETGAHLNGQILDHLRYLFWGGDALSPTQYQQVRAIAPNAVNVNFYGTTETPQAMAFHTLDPEMDNARVPLGKGIADAQLLVINPANQLVSEGETGEILIRSPYLSRGYWDDPGLTEAKFIANPFTADTADRCYRTGDLGTYLADGSARFLGRADSQVKIRGHRIELAEIENAICRHPHIGQCVVLTNHEGASTRLVAYCVAQQAIRADELRQALSGQLPDYMVPALFVFLDALPLTPNAKVDKRALPAAFDDSINPPLSPLAEKLSTAWARILQVPRLDARLSFVELGGDSLSFVQASRVLEALIGHLPERWETLPVCQLAELSAPPKGAWRVMEMPVFIRMLAIILIVVGHLGDFDHWPILGETSVLFLVSGIALARFQLKAIEARGDARTLLRPLTAIVVPTLLYSALIQLVFARLHWQSLLLVSNWFPASEVSLFNYWYIEVLVQMIVIIGLVLSIRRVRQVLIADPFRWLIIAACALVALDVLLNQFVFDASALLNRVPQHFLAVMVLGMAVHHADTISRKWVASAVAVLVVGELDLMALAGVGWQAFTHYVDIALPAMLALVWFRSVPVPALVARAGAVIASSTLYIYLTHFQFESVAEHVFRHPLFEIALALAGGVLVSYCWNTLLRLLFTRRRKQHQARGADPAERATSA
- a CDS encoding isochorismatase family protein, giving the protein MRQVLLIVDVQSTFSPPEWLVDGLRRLSANIPTIASVELHDEQVTPFERQLGWHPAAEDESLVEADQVFVKHGYGQSAEAIEYIRQLGVERVLVCGLQTETCVLAAGFALFDAGLMPTLVTDMTIGSSLDRSGKLGTDLWKHHFRQVTTSAQVLAELAGRE